The following nucleotide sequence is from Pseudonocardia abyssalis.
GGCTCCCTCGTGGTGGCCGGGCGGGTTCCTGCTGGGCGCGCTCCTACTGGGCGACGTACCCGCCGTCGACGCTGAGGATCGCACCGGTGATCCCCCCGGCCGCGGCCGAGGCGAGGAACCCGATCGCCTCGGCCACGTCGAGCGGTGTCGAGATCCGCCCGAGGGGGTGCCGGGCGAGCACGGCGGCCGCCGTCGCGGTGGGATCCGGGTCCGCTGCACTCGCCTCGGCGATGAAGTCCGTGTCGACCGCACCTGGGGCGACGGCGTTGACCCGCACCCCCCACGGCGCCAGCTCGACGGCGAGCTGGCGGGTCAGCTGCACCAGCGCGCCCTTCGTCATCGCGTAGAGCGACTGGTCTCGCATGCCGACGAGGCCCGAGATCGACGTGACGTTCACGATCGCCCCCCGCGTCCGCGCCAGCGGCGCCACGGCCGCCCGGGAGTGGACGAACGCGCCCCGCACATTGGCCGAGAAGAGCCGGTCGAAGTCGGCGTCGGTCGACTCCTCGATCGGCCGGCGCAGGAACCGCGCTGCGTTGTTGACCAGCAGGTCCAGCCGGCCGAACTCGCGCTCGGCCGCGGCCACGGCGAGGTCCGCGGACGCGCTGTCGGCGACGTCCCCGACGAGCGGGAGCACGGCCCCGGGCCGGCCGAGCGCCTCGACCGCGGGGGAGAGGTCCGTCGCGACGACCGCGTAGCCGTGCCCGGTGAGGAGCCGGACGAGTGCCGAGCCGACCCCGCCCGCCGCGCCGGTGACCAGGGCGACCCGATCCATCCCCTACGCCCAGAGCCGCGCGCCGGCGATCCGGGCGCCCTCGCCCAGCGACCGGAGCTTGGCCCACACGATCTCCTCGTGCCCGACCCGGGAGCCGATGCCGCAGTCGGTGCCGGCCTGGACGTTCTCGCGGCCGAGCACGCTCGCGAAGTTGGTGATCCGCTCGGCGACCAGCTCCGGGTGCTCGACGAGGTCGGTCGCATGCGACACCACCCCGGGCATGACGTGCTTGCCCTCGGGCAGGGTGACGTCCTCCCACACGCGCCACTCGTGGGCGTGCCGGGCGTTGCCCGCCTCGAACGCGTAACACTGGGCGTCGATCTGCACCAGCAGGTCGACGACGTGCTTGAACTCGATGTCGGTGGTGTGTGGCCGGTGCCCGCTGCCCCAGCAGCAGTGGAACCGCACCTGCTCGGTCGGCAGGCCGTCGACCGCGTGGTTGATCACCTGGACCGCGAGCCCGAGGTAGCGGCGCAGGTCGGCGACGCTCCACTCCGGGTGGAAGGTCCAGGTGGTGAGGAACTCGGGCTCGTCGATCTGCACCACCAGCCCGGCGTCGGTGACCGCGCGGTACTCCTCGCGCATCACCTCCGCCACCGACATCAGGTACTCCTCCTCCGAGGCGTAGTACTCGTTGACGGCGCCCGCCCCGAGGCTCAGCGGACCGAGAGCGGCGATGAAGCCCTCCGCGTCGGCGCCAGAGCCCTGGTGGTCGCGGGCCTTCAGCGCGTGCTGCAGCGCGGTGATGTCGGCCTCGATCGCGTCGTGGCCGACGTAGCGCACGGGCTCGACGCAGACCCGCGACCGCGACCGCGGCACGGCCGCGCCCGGCGTCGAGAAGCCGGGCCGGACCGCACCCCCGGAGCCCGCCATCCACAGGCCGGAGGCGTACACGCCGGGGAACAGCGCGCGGTCGCGCTCGGCGACCCCACCGCGCTTGGGCGCCACGGCGCCGGGCTCGCGGACCTCCCAGCCCGTGACGCGGGCGTGGATATAGCCGGCGTAGGCCCCGGCCGCCCCCGCCTTGACGTACTCGCCGTCGTTGACGACGTCAAGCCCGCTGGCGATCTGCAGGTCGACGACCTCCTGGACCGCCGACGGGAGCCGGGCCTGCACGGCCGCTTCGTCGCGGTCGGGGGCGGCGAGCAGGACGTCGAGATCGGCGGGTCGGGGCAGGTTGCCGCCGTGCGAGGTCCGGATCCGACCGTCGTTGCGCTTCATCATGGGTCCTTCCTGGTGGCACGTGGCCCGATCGGCTCAGCTGATCGGGGTGAACTTCTGGAGCTGGTGGTCGGCCATGGCGGCGGGCACCCGGCCCGTCGCCACGCCGAAGGTGCCGGTGACCTCGGCGACGTACACGGCCCCGGTCGAGTCGACCGCGATCCCGTGCGGGGCGACGAAGTTGCCGGGCGCGTCGCGCATGACGGTCGACGCACCCCAGCGCGCGACCACCCGCCCGTCGCGGTCGAGGACGGAGACCCGTCCGGGCAGGTCGGTGGTGGACGCGCCGCCGGTGAACGACGCGCTGCCGCGGGGCCGCCACAGCTCGGCGACGTAGAGGAGGCCGTCCGGGCCGACGGTGATGTCGGACGGCCGCTGCACGTCGGTCCACTCGGTGCGGTAGGTACCGTCGAGGTCGATGACCTGGATCCGCTCGTTCTCCCGGTCGCCGACGAGCAGCAGCCCGTCGGGGGTCGCGCAGATCGCGTGCGGGAGGTGGAACTCGCCGGG
It contains:
- a CDS encoding SDR family NAD(P)-dependent oxidoreductase — encoded protein: MDRVALVTGAAGGVGSALVRLLTGHGYAVVATDLSPAVEALGRPGAVLPLVGDVADSASADLAVAAAEREFGRLDLLVNNAARFLRRPIEESTDADFDRLFSANVRGAFVHSRAAVAPLARTRGAIVNVTSISGLVGMRDQSLYAMTKGALVQLTRQLAVELAPWGVRVNAVAPGAVDTDFIAEASAADPDPTATAAAVLARHPLGRISTPLDVAEAIGFLASAAAGGITGAILSVDGGYVAQ
- a CDS encoding epoxyalkane--coenzyme M transferase, whose amino-acid sequence is MMKRNDGRIRTSHGGNLPRPADLDVLLAAPDRDEAAVQARLPSAVQEVVDLQIASGLDVVNDGEYVKAGAAGAYAGYIHARVTGWEVREPGAVAPKRGGVAERDRALFPGVYASGLWMAGSGGAVRPGFSTPGAAVPRSRSRVCVEPVRYVGHDAIEADITALQHALKARDHQGSGADAEGFIAALGPLSLGAGAVNEYYASEEEYLMSVAEVMREEYRAVTDAGLVVQIDEPEFLTTWTFHPEWSVADLRRYLGLAVQVINHAVDGLPTEQVRFHCCWGSGHRPHTTDIEFKHVVDLLVQIDAQCYAFEAGNARHAHEWRVWEDVTLPEGKHVMPGVVSHATDLVEHPELVAERITNFASVLGRENVQAGTDCGIGSRVGHEEIVWAKLRSLGEGARIAGARLWA